The following are from one region of the Mycolicibacterium diernhoferi genome:
- a CDS encoding LmeA family phospholipid-binding protein — translation MPMQPPEPPRDPATRRIPRPDPPTRRIPRPDAATERMPRRPEPATERLRAPDPATQRIQAPPPPIPPPPLRSPGMAVPPPPAPRNKQSLVLIAVIVVAVLVGGLAGAELFARNRAAAVLSGITDCLVEDTADVSYSVSPPFLWQYLTDRYSDISVITTGDRVQEAKGMTADVTLSDIHLQDSADAKGTIGSIRATLTWTADGIKSTVADNLPVVGDLVTAVRTDANAGTLILEATGDTTITAKPVVTDGDLELQVLDVTGPFGKDAVQTALNELTTTLNDNYPLGIKADSIEVTDTGVVGEFSSTDATIPTGDSDPCFADL, via the coding sequence ATGCCGATGCAGCCGCCCGAACCGCCGCGCGACCCGGCAACCCGGCGGATCCCACGCCCGGACCCACCGACCCGGCGGATCCCGCGCCCGGACGCCGCGACCGAGCGGATGCCGCGCCGGCCCGAGCCGGCCACCGAGCGGCTGCGGGCACCGGACCCGGCCACCCAGCGAATCCAGGCGCCCCCGCCGCCGATCCCACCGCCGCCGCTGCGCTCACCCGGGATGGCGGTGCCCCCGCCACCGGCACCGCGCAACAAGCAGAGCCTCGTCCTGATCGCCGTCATCGTGGTGGCGGTGCTGGTCGGCGGGCTTGCCGGCGCCGAGCTGTTCGCCCGCAACCGCGCCGCCGCCGTGCTGTCCGGGATCACCGACTGCCTGGTCGAGGACACCGCCGACGTGTCCTACTCGGTGAGCCCGCCGTTCCTGTGGCAGTACCTCACCGACCGCTACAGCGACATCTCGGTGATCACCACCGGCGACCGGGTGCAGGAAGCCAAGGGCATGACCGCCGATGTCACGCTCAGCGACATCCACCTGCAGGACTCGGCGGACGCCAAGGGCACCATCGGCTCGATCCGCGCCACCCTGACCTGGACCGCGGACGGCATCAAGAGCACCGTGGCCGACAACCTGCCCGTCGTCGGGGATCTCGTCACCGCGGTACGCACCGATGCGAACGCGGGCACCCTGATCCTGGAGGCCACCGGCGACACCACCATCACCGCCAAGCCGGTGGTCACCGACGGCGATCTGGAACTGCAGGTCCTCGACGTCACCGGCCCGTTCGGCAAGGACGCCGTGCAGACCGCGCTCAACGAGCTGACCACCACGCTCAACGACAACTACCCACTGGGCATCAAGGCCGACAGCATCGAGGTGACCGACACCGGGGTCGTCGGCGAGTTCTCCTCCACCGATGCGACGATCCCGACCGGCGACAGCGATCCCTGCTTCGCCGACCTCTAA
- a CDS encoding N-acyl-D-amino-acid deacylase family protein yields MFDLKITGGTVVDGTGADRFTADVGIKDGKIVEVRRRGPNDPPLAGPAAETIDAAGKIVAPGFVDIHTHYDGQVSWDDLLEPSSNHGVTTIVAGNCGVGFAPVRPGQEQWLIELMEGVEDIPGTALTEGITWGWETYAEYLDVIGSRELAVDMGSQIAHGTVRAYAMGERGARNEPATAEDIAAMSALVQEAIEAGALGFSSSRTLAHRAMDGEPVPGTFAAEDELFALGRATAAGGGAVFELAPQGAAGEDIVAPRKELEWMRRLGEEIDCALSFALIQVDADPNLWREQLELSAAAHQAGSRLYPQVAARPFGMLLGFPGHHAFTHRPTYRRLKAECSREELAARLAEPAVRQAILSEQDLPLDPNVLFDGMFALAQYSTERLYSLGEPPDYEPTPDRTVAAIARDRNQDPLATMYDLMLEADAATMLMLPMFNYADGNHDAIREMMTHPAGVLGLSDGGAHCSMICDASYPTFLLTHWARDRHRGEKLPLEYVVRKQSHDTAQLFGLTDRGVIAVGKKADINVIDLDALTLHAPRMAYDLPAGGHRLVQGASGYTATIVNGVITRRDGVDTGARPGRLVRGGR; encoded by the coding sequence GTGTTCGACCTCAAGATCACCGGAGGCACCGTCGTCGACGGCACCGGGGCCGACCGTTTCACCGCGGATGTCGGCATCAAAGACGGCAAGATCGTCGAGGTCCGCCGACGCGGCCCCAACGATCCGCCGCTGGCCGGGCCGGCCGCCGAGACCATCGACGCCGCAGGCAAGATCGTCGCGCCCGGCTTCGTCGACATCCACACCCACTACGACGGGCAGGTCAGCTGGGACGACCTGCTGGAACCCTCCAGCAATCACGGCGTCACCACCATCGTCGCCGGCAACTGCGGGGTCGGCTTCGCGCCGGTGCGGCCCGGTCAGGAACAGTGGCTCATCGAGCTGATGGAAGGCGTGGAGGACATCCCGGGCACCGCGCTCACCGAGGGCATCACCTGGGGCTGGGAAACCTACGCCGAGTACCTGGACGTGATCGGGAGCCGGGAACTGGCCGTCGACATGGGCAGCCAGATCGCGCACGGGACGGTGCGCGCCTACGCGATGGGGGAGCGGGGCGCCCGTAACGAGCCCGCCACCGCCGAGGACATCGCGGCGATGAGCGCACTGGTACAAGAGGCCATCGAGGCTGGGGCCCTGGGCTTTTCGTCCTCGCGGACGCTGGCACACCGGGCCATGGACGGCGAGCCGGTGCCCGGCACCTTCGCCGCCGAGGACGAACTGTTCGCGCTCGGGCGGGCCACCGCCGCCGGTGGCGGCGCGGTCTTCGAACTCGCCCCGCAGGGCGCGGCCGGCGAGGACATCGTCGCGCCTCGAAAAGAACTGGAGTGGATGCGCCGCCTCGGCGAGGAGATCGACTGCGCGCTGAGCTTCGCCCTCATCCAGGTCGACGCCGACCCGAATCTGTGGCGCGAACAACTCGAGCTGTCCGCGGCCGCGCATCAGGCGGGCAGTCGGCTCTACCCCCAGGTGGCGGCCCGGCCGTTCGGCATGCTGCTCGGGTTCCCGGGCCACCACGCCTTCACCCACCGGCCCACCTACCGCCGGCTCAAGGCCGAGTGCAGCCGTGAGGAACTCGCCGCCCGCCTCGCCGAACCGGCTGTGCGCCAGGCGATCCTGTCCGAGCAGGATCTGCCCCTCGACCCGAACGTGCTGTTCGACGGCATGTTCGCGCTGGCGCAGTACTCCACCGAGCGGCTGTACTCGCTGGGGGAGCCACCGGACTACGAGCCCACCCCGGACCGGACGGTCGCCGCCATCGCCCGGGACCGCAACCAGGATCCGTTGGCCACCATGTACGACCTGATGCTCGAAGCCGACGCCGCCACCATGCTGATGCTGCCGATGTTCAACTACGCCGACGGCAACCACGACGCCATCCGGGAGATGATGACCCACCCCGCCGGTGTGCTGGGCCTGTCCGACGGCGGCGCGCACTGCAGCATGATCTGCGACGCCTCCTATCCGACGTTCCTGCTCACGCACTGGGCGCGCGACCGGCACCGGGGCGAGAAACTTCCGCTGGAATACGTGGTCCGCAAGCAATCCCACGACACCGCACAGCTGTTCGGGCTCACCGACCGCGGCGTCATCGCGGTGGGCAAGAAGGCCGACATCAACGTCATCGACCTGGACGCGCTCACCCTGCACGCCCCGCGGATGGCCTACGACCTGCCCGCCGGCGGACACCGGCTCGTGCAGGGCGCGTCCGGCTACACCGCGACCATCGTCAACGGGGTGATCACGCGACGCGACGGTGTGGACACCGGTGCCCGCCCGGGCCGGCTCGTCCGCGGTGGTCGCTGA
- a CDS encoding PTS transporter subunit EIIC: MRGSTKRHSSTRIPGFAQLQRLGKSLMLPIAVLPAAGILLRLGQPDLLGRIEAPVIGAFFKAMSAAGDAVFANLPLLFAVGVAIGFARKADGSTALAAVVGYLVVEAVFKTMSPIVLAGEVDKNGDQALINYSVFAGIVVGLLTAWLFDRYHTIELPSYLGFFGGRRFVPIVVSLASLFLAFAMSYFYPIFDAGLTSLGQFIGGAGAFGAFVYGFANRMLIPFGLHHIPNSYIWFLYGDYQTPDGNIVTGELTRFAAGDPTGGHLTAGFYPILMFGLPAAALAMIHVANKKQRKVAVGILAAAALTAFLTGVTEPLEFAFMFVAFPLYIIHAVLTGLSLAIAYLLDIHLGFSFSAGLIDLLLYGTAPAAKNIPLLIGMGVVFFVVYYLLFRFAITRWNMRTPGREPEAEFAAEEAANLGEGAGTTAVTAEDSRVEQVIAAFGGRENLVNVDACITRLRMEVADPAKVDQARLKSLGAAGVIEVGNSVQAVFGTEAEAMKNDILGVL, encoded by the coding sequence ATGAGGGGGTCCACGAAACGTCATAGCAGTACCCGCATTCCGGGATTCGCGCAGTTACAGCGCCTCGGCAAGAGTCTGATGCTGCCGATCGCGGTGTTGCCGGCCGCGGGCATCCTGCTCCGGTTGGGTCAACCCGATCTGCTGGGCCGCATCGAGGCGCCGGTGATCGGGGCGTTCTTCAAGGCGATGAGCGCGGCCGGCGATGCGGTGTTCGCGAATCTGCCGCTGCTGTTCGCCGTCGGTGTGGCCATCGGTTTCGCACGGAAGGCCGACGGGTCCACCGCGCTGGCCGCGGTGGTCGGCTACCTGGTGGTCGAGGCGGTGTTCAAGACGATGTCGCCGATCGTGCTGGCCGGTGAGGTCGACAAGAACGGCGATCAGGCGCTGATCAACTACAGCGTGTTCGCCGGCATCGTGGTGGGCCTGCTCACCGCATGGCTGTTCGACCGGTATCACACCATCGAATTGCCGTCCTATCTGGGCTTCTTCGGGGGCCGACGGTTCGTGCCGATCGTGGTGTCGCTGGCCTCGCTGTTCCTGGCGTTCGCGATGAGTTACTTCTACCCGATCTTCGATGCCGGGCTGACCAGCCTCGGCCAGTTCATCGGTGGCGCTGGGGCTTTCGGGGCGTTCGTGTACGGGTTCGCCAACCGGATGCTGATCCCGTTCGGGTTGCATCACATCCCGAACTCGTATATATGGTTCCTCTACGGCGACTATCAGACCCCGGACGGCAACATCGTCACCGGTGAGCTGACCCGGTTCGCGGCCGGCGACCCGACCGGCGGGCATCTCACCGCCGGCTTCTACCCGATCCTGATGTTCGGTCTGCCCGCCGCCGCGCTGGCGATGATCCATGTGGCGAACAAGAAGCAGCGCAAGGTCGCGGTGGGCATCCTCGCCGCCGCGGCGCTGACCGCATTCCTCACCGGGGTCACCGAGCCGCTGGAATTCGCGTTCATGTTCGTGGCGTTCCCGCTGTACATCATCCACGCGGTGCTGACCGGGTTGTCTCTGGCGATCGCGTATCTGCTCGACATCCATCTGGGGTTCTCGTTCTCGGCGGGCCTGATCGATCTGCTGCTGTACGGCACCGCCCCGGCGGCCAAGAACATCCCGCTGTTGATCGGCATGGGTGTGGTGTTCTTCGTCGTCTACTACCTGTTGTTCCGGTTCGCGATCACCCGGTGGAACATGCGCACGCCGGGTCGCGAACCCGAGGCGGAGTTCGCGGCCGAGGAGGCGGCCAACCTGGGTGAGGGTGCCGGAACCACCGCGGTGACCGCCGAGGACAGCCGCGTCGAGCAGGTGATCGCGGCCTTCGGCGGGCGGGAGAACCTGGTCAACGTCGACGCCTGCATCACCCGGCTGCGGATGGAGGTGGCCGACCCGGCCAAGGTCGATCAGGCCCGGCTGAAGAGTCTGGGCGCGGCCGGGGTGATCGAGGTCGGCAACAGCGTGCAGGCGGTGTTCGGCACCGAGGCCGAGGCGATGAAGAACGACATCCTCGGCGTGCTGTAG
- a CDS encoding PTS sugar transporter subunit IIA yields MPTKVLAPVPGRMVVLGDVPDPVFAQGMVGHGAAIDPPREVLTAVAPVGGTLLKLMPHAYVVLTEAKVGVLVHLGLDTVALKGQGFTTHLQQGDPVSAGQPVITYDVPAIVAMGLNPIVPVVVMDEREAANIAVTAAPDAPIAAGAELFVANR; encoded by the coding sequence ATGCCGACGAAGGTTCTCGCTCCGGTGCCCGGACGGATGGTCGTCCTCGGCGACGTGCCCGACCCGGTCTTCGCCCAGGGCATGGTCGGGCACGGCGCCGCGATCGACCCGCCGCGCGAGGTGCTCACCGCCGTCGCACCCGTCGGCGGCACCCTGCTCAAACTGATGCCGCACGCCTACGTCGTGCTGACCGAGGCGAAGGTGGGGGTGCTGGTGCACCTCGGGCTGGACACCGTCGCGTTGAAAGGGCAGGGCTTCACCACGCATCTGCAGCAGGGCGACCCGGTCAGCGCCGGGCAGCCGGTGATCACCTATGACGTCCCGGCGATCGTCGCCATGGGGCTCAACCCGATCGTGCCGGTGGTGGTGATGGACGAACGCGAGGCCGCCAACATCGCGGTGACCGCCGCACCGGATGCCCCCATCGCCGCGGGGGCCGAATTGTTCGTGGCCAACCGCTGA
- the nagB gene encoding glucosamine-6-phosphate deaminase produces MEVIITAGPAEIGVLAADAVGALLHRKPDAVLGLATGSSPLVIYDELANRHAAGQISFAAVRGFTLDEYVGLPAGHSERYRNVIDEVFVSRVDFADGAVAGPDGLAADIPAACAAYEDAIRAAGGIDLQILGIGTDGHIGFNEPGSSLASRTRIKTLTAQTRSDNARFFGGDIDAVPTRCLTQGLGTILDARHVILVATGRRKAEAVHHVVEGAVSAMWPGTVLQHHPHVTVLLDEAAAGRLQLVDYYRETYRAKPEWQGL; encoded by the coding sequence ATGGAAGTCATCATCACCGCGGGTCCGGCCGAGATCGGGGTGCTCGCCGCCGACGCGGTCGGCGCGCTGCTGCACCGCAAACCCGACGCGGTGCTGGGACTGGCCACCGGGTCGTCCCCGCTGGTGATCTACGACGAACTGGCGAACCGGCATGCGGCCGGGCAGATCTCGTTCGCCGCGGTGCGCGGCTTCACCCTCGACGAGTATGTCGGGCTGCCCGCCGGCCATTCCGAGCGCTACCGCAACGTGATCGACGAGGTATTCGTCTCCCGGGTCGACTTCGCCGACGGCGCGGTGGCCGGCCCGGACGGGCTCGCCGCGGACATCCCGGCGGCCTGCGCGGCCTACGAGGACGCCATCCGCGCGGCCGGCGGCATCGACCTGCAGATCCTCGGCATCGGCACCGACGGGCACATCGGGTTCAACGAGCCCGGGTCCTCGCTGGCATCGCGCACCCGCATCAAAACCCTGACCGCCCAGACCCGGTCCGACAACGCGCGGTTCTTCGGCGGCGACATCGACGCGGTGCCCACCCGCTGTCTGACCCAGGGGCTGGGCACCATCCTGGACGCCCGGCACGTGATCCTGGTGGCCACCGGCCGGCGCAAGGCCGAGGCGGTGCACCATGTGGTGGAGGGCGCGGTGAGCGCCATGTGGCCGGGCACTGTGCTGCAGCATCATCCGCATGTGACGGTGCTGCTCGACGAGGCCGCGGCCGGCCGGCTGCAGCTCGTCGACTACTACCGGGAGACCTATCGGGCCAAGCCCGAATGGCAAGGCCTCTAG
- the nagA gene encoding N-acetylglucosamine-6-phosphate deacetylase, whose product MLLTADTLLTGTELLRPGWIDVDGSTIRAVGDGVPAARTDLALGAVTVVPGFVDTHVHGGGGANFSAASPEETAAAVALHRRHGTTTLIASLVTAGPDELLSQVRGLAVDVRAGLLAGIHLEGPWLSVRRCGAHEPALMRDPDPAEIDRVLAAGDGAVRMVTLAPERDGALAAIDRFTAAGVVAALGHTEAGYAQTRLAIDAGATVGTHLFNAMRPIGQREPGPVIALMEDPRVTVELITDGVHIDPAIYRHVTRSVGVQRVSLITDAMAATGMTDGHYELGPLGVDVVDGVARVAGTDTIAGSTATMDQVFRFAVEHCGRDCDDDDALLHAVAQSSLNPARALGLPAAGLAAGAVADLVVLDEDLAVAGVLHRGDWVVDPAD is encoded by the coding sequence ATGCTGCTGACCGCCGACACCCTGCTGACCGGCACGGAACTGTTGCGCCCCGGCTGGATTGACGTCGACGGTTCGACCATCCGGGCGGTCGGTGACGGGGTGCCCGCCGCCCGGACGGATCTGGCGCTCGGCGCGGTGACCGTGGTGCCCGGCTTCGTCGACACCCATGTGCACGGCGGGGGCGGCGCCAACTTCTCGGCCGCCTCCCCCGAGGAGACCGCCGCGGCCGTGGCGCTGCACCGCAGGCACGGCACCACCACGCTGATCGCCTCCCTGGTGACCGCGGGCCCCGATGAATTGCTGTCCCAGGTTCGCGGTTTGGCCGTCGACGTCCGAGCCGGGCTGTTGGCCGGTATCCATCTGGAGGGGCCGTGGCTGTCGGTGCGCCGCTGCGGCGCGCATGAACCCGCCCTGATGCGCGATCCGGACCCGGCCGAGATCGACCGGGTGCTGGCCGCCGGCGACGGCGCCGTGCGGATGGTGACGCTGGCCCCCGAACGTGACGGCGCGCTCGCGGCCATCGACCGATTCACCGCCGCCGGGGTGGTGGCCGCGCTCGGGCACACCGAGGCGGGTTATGCGCAGACCCGCCTCGCCATCGACGCCGGGGCCACCGTCGGCACCCACCTGTTCAATGCCATGCGGCCGATCGGCCAGCGGGAGCCCGGGCCCGTCATCGCCCTCATGGAGGACCCCCGGGTCACCGTCGAACTGATCACCGACGGGGTGCACATCGACCCGGCGATCTACCGTCACGTCACCCGAAGCGTTGGGGTGCAGCGGGTCTCGCTGATCACCGATGCGATGGCGGCCACCGGCATGACCGACGGTCACTACGAGCTGGGGCCGCTCGGGGTGGATGTGGTGGACGGGGTGGCCCGGGTCGCGGGCACCGACACCATCGCCGGCAGCACCGCGACCATGGATCAGGTGTTCCGGTTCGCCGTGGAGCACTGCGGGCGGGACTGTGACGATGACGATGCGCTCCTGCACGCGGTGGCCCAGTCCTCGCTCAACCCGGCCCGCGCGCTCGGGCTACCGGCGGCGGGGCTGGCGGCCGGGGCGGTCGCGGACCTGGTCGTGCTGGACGAGGACCTGGCCGTGGCCGGGGTGCTGCACCGCGGCGACTGGGTCGTGGACCCGGCCGACTGA
- a CDS encoding DUF2237 family protein, whose translation MPEETELNVLGGPLEPCGTDPMTGFYRDGCCSTGPEDAGLHTICAVVTAEFLEHQRSIGNDLSTPMPQYRFPGLTPGDRWCVTAVNWLRAYRDGYAAPVVLASTHERTLAVVPLEALAEHAVDVPDDASDL comes from the coding sequence ATGCCCGAGGAAACCGAACTCAATGTGCTGGGCGGACCACTGGAGCCGTGCGGTACCGACCCGATGACCGGCTTCTACCGTGACGGCTGCTGCTCGACGGGACCCGAGGACGCCGGCCTGCACACCATCTGCGCGGTGGTCACCGCCGAATTCCTGGAGCACCAGCGCTCCATCGGCAACGATCTGAGCACCCCGATGCCGCAGTACCGCTTTCCCGGTCTGACGCCGGGGGATCGCTGGTGCGTGACGGCGGTGAACTGGCTGCGCGCCTACCGTGACGGGTACGCGGCCCCGGTGGTGCTGGCGTCCACCCACGAACGCACGTTGGCGGTGGTCCCGCTGGAGGCACTGGCCGAGCACGCGGTGGACGTGCCCGACGACGCCAGCGACCTCTAG
- a CDS encoding patatin-like phospholipase family protein — MLQPPFDDTEPADSAEELENAEAHEAELPSADPALALQKMENRLVRLNLANPGVLSAEQLRKLRYLINFAKLSDFEPGAAGPGGTRGRGDVSVGAEQAAWQLRVADALHGPLREEKHGVTALRAASAVLGTLADDQDVQRRALAERHASRFSPAELDAEVGHKKLVTVLGGGGGAGFVYIGGMQRLLEAGQVPDYLVGSSIGSVMGSVMARSLPVPIEEYVAWAKTVSYRSILGPEQLRRRHGLTGVFSLRFDLFAEALFTRPDGEQMRMTDLAIPFDAVVAGVRRQSFAALPAKFRHQELAVLKLRTLPFLPIGVGPEVAARLWQAAAFIDSRVVKAIVVGGDDLTRNVNVVDAASFSSAIPGVLHHETRDPQMLPILDEVMAANDVAAIVDGGTASNVPVELAWKRIRDGRLGTRNACYLAFDCFHPQWDPRHLWLAPIAQAIQLQMVRNLPYSDHIVRFSPTLSPVNLAPSRASIDRACSWGHKRVDKAIPITSALLQPIWWDEAATADPPRRVAAASVASPMSEVLSAVAPPRNKFERWRNRYIT, encoded by the coding sequence AACCTGGCCAACCCGGGAGTGCTCAGCGCCGAACAGCTGCGCAAGCTGCGGTACCTGATCAACTTCGCCAAGCTGTCCGACTTCGAGCCGGGCGCGGCCGGGCCGGGCGGCACCCGCGGCCGCGGCGACGTATCCGTGGGCGCCGAGCAGGCCGCCTGGCAGCTGCGGGTCGCCGACGCCCTGCACGGGCCGTTGCGCGAGGAGAAGCACGGGGTGACCGCACTGCGGGCGGCGTCCGCGGTGCTCGGCACCCTGGCCGACGATCAGGACGTGCAGCGGCGCGCGCTCGCCGAGCGGCACGCCAGTCGTTTCTCGCCGGCCGAACTGGACGCCGAGGTCGGGCACAAGAAGCTGGTCACCGTGCTCGGCGGTGGCGGCGGGGCGGGCTTCGTCTACATCGGCGGCATGCAGCGGCTGCTGGAGGCCGGGCAGGTGCCCGATTACCTGGTCGGCTCGTCGATCGGGTCGGTCATGGGGTCGGTGATGGCCCGTTCGCTGCCGGTGCCGATCGAGGAGTATGTGGCCTGGGCCAAGACGGTGTCCTACCGGTCCATCCTGGGGCCCGAACAGCTACGCCGCAGGCACGGCCTGACCGGGGTGTTCTCCCTGCGGTTCGACCTGTTCGCCGAGGCGCTGTTCACCCGCCCGGACGGGGAGCAGATGCGGATGACCGATCTGGCCATCCCGTTCGACGCGGTGGTCGCCGGGGTGCGCCGGCAGTCCTTCGCCGCGCTGCCCGCCAAGTTCCGGCACCAGGAACTCGCGGTACTCAAGCTGCGCACCCTGCCGTTCCTGCCCATCGGGGTCGGGCCCGAGGTCGCGGCCCGGCTGTGGCAGGCCGCCGCGTTCATCGACTCCCGGGTGGTCAAGGCCATCGTCGTCGGTGGGGACGACCTGACCCGCAACGTCAATGTCGTTGACGCCGCGTCGTTCTCCTCGGCGATCCCCGGCGTGCTGCATCACGAGACCCGCGACCCGCAGATGCTGCCGATCCTGGACGAGGTGATGGCGGCCAACGACGTGGCGGCCATCGTGGACGGCGGCACCGCCAGCAATGTGCCGGTCGAACTCGCCTGGAAACGCATCCGCGACGGCCGGCTGGGCACCCGCAACGCCTGCTATCTGGCGTTCGACTGTTTCCACCCGCAGTGGGATCCCCGCCATCTGTGGCTGGCGCCCATCGCGCAGGCCATCCAGCTGCAGATGGTGCGCAACCTGCCCTACTCCGATCACATCGTCCGGTTCTCCCCCACCCTGTCTCCGGTGAACCTGGCCCCCTCGCGCGCCTCGATCGACCGGGCGTGCAGCTGGGGGCACAAACGGGTCGACAAGGCCATCCCGATCACATCGGCTCTGCTGCAACCGATCTGGTGGGACGAGGCGGCAACCGCGGACCCACCGCGGCGGGTGGCGGCGGCGTCGGTGGCCTCCCCGATGAGCGAGGTGCTCTCCGCGGTTGCGCCGCCGCGCAACAAGTTCGAGCGCTGGCGCAACCGCTACATCACCTAG